From [Clostridium] symbiosum, a single genomic window includes:
- a CDS encoding ABC transporter permease has protein sequence MIKFIAKRLAISALLLFIVTTLVFAFVHMMPGDPVLTMLGVDSNPDPVTVEKIRTELGLDQPILVQYANYLKGIIHLDLGKSYSEKIPVVQAIASRFPRTLELAFVSLVLACLFGIPFGIIAAVRRGKFSDLALTTMASVGTSVPVYVMGYLLVVIFALNIFNLPIAKLPASGFTAFSKNPDLHIQKIILPAITLALGVAASIMRTTRSSMLDAMAAESVRPLRAKGLSNGKVIRKHVIRNAMIPVITIIGLQLGNLIGGTVLCETVFNWPGVASLLVKAINHRDYPLIQGCVLLISVVYIFTNMIVDIIYGILDPRVR, from the coding sequence ATGATTAAATTTATAGCAAAAAGACTGGCCATATCGGCGCTTTTACTGTTCATCGTGACCACACTGGTATTTGCATTTGTACATATGATGCCCGGCGATCCCGTTCTGACGATGCTGGGAGTGGACAGCAACCCGGATCCGGTCACCGTTGAAAAAATCCGTACGGAACTGGGGCTGGATCAGCCAATCCTGGTTCAGTATGCCAATTATTTAAAAGGAATAATCCACCTTGACCTGGGAAAATCATATTCAGAGAAAATCCCGGTCGTACAGGCAATTGCTTCCCGTTTTCCAAGAACACTGGAACTGGCTTTTGTATCGCTTGTGCTGGCCTGTCTGTTCGGAATTCCATTTGGAATCATTGCCGCGGTGCGGAGGGGAAAATTTTCCGATCTGGCGCTGACGACGATGGCGTCGGTAGGTACATCGGTTCCGGTTTATGTTATGGGATATCTGCTTGTGGTAATCTTCGCCCTGAATATTTTCAACCTTCCGATTGCGAAACTGCCCGCCAGCGGATTTACCGCATTTTCAAAGAATCCGGACCTGCATATACAGAAAATCATACTTCCGGCCATTACGCTGGCCCTGGGAGTCGCCGCTTCCATCATGAGGACGACGCGTTCCTCCATGCTGGACGCAATGGCCGCGGAATCGGTCAGGCCGCTGCGGGCCAAGGGACTTTCAAACGGGAAGGTGATCAGAAAACACGTGATCAGGAATGCAATGATTCCCGTCATCACGATCATCGGCCTCCAATTGGGGAACCTGATCGGCGGAACCGTCCTCTGTGAGACCGTGTTTAACTGGCCGGGGGTGGCGTCCCTTCTTGTAAAGGCCATCAACCACCGTGATTATCCCCTGATTCAGGGGTGTGTACTGCTGATCTCCGTAGTTTACATATTTACGAATATGATAGTTGACATAATATATGGAATTCTTGATCCAAGAGTCAGATAG
- a CDS encoding hydantoinase/oxoprolinase family protein — protein sequence MSYMIGVDVGGTFTDFSIFNTETGKLKHFKHSSTPDDPSRAIVNGILHVLSEDCIGPEQVSYLAHGTTVATNALIEKKGARLGLITTKGFRDLMEIGWQKRPSLYDLSKQKPESLIPDGMKCEVEERILYDGTVKTALNEDSVREAVRYLKEQGAQTIAVCTLFSFINPEHEVRIREIIEEEYPEAYVSTSHELVPEFREYSRMSTTVLNAYLGPVMEKYVHNFEKSILDSGITVAPYVTQSNGSVISIAETIDCPIKTAVSGPSAGVIGAVYIGKQCGIDKIITFDMGGTSIDVSLIENGKASLSNERLVEGYPARIPMIDIVTVGAGGGSIARIDAGGALKVGPDSAGATPGPACYMRGGTEACVTDANIVLGKLNQKKILGGRMDVDLELAEKAVKENICDKSTLDLKQAAAGIISVVNSNMTRAIRVVSVERGYDAREFTLMAFGGAGPLHACEVARDMGITSVLLPPSPGTLCSLGLLMADTKFDISRSNVMIAEEENLGKVQKIFDTLTEEGNELLDKEGVAEKDRSFTYLIECRYERQNYEIGIEVEGRFTKEVMEEMIENFHQEHNRSYGYFNRNMKLQMVNYRVSAIGDIIKPDLVEMPVDPNAEPPKPFTTRDVLFDREKDYITTNIYNRDDFKPGCTVMGPAIIEQMDSTSVIPPDWKAYTDGYQNIIVTYEGGAK from the coding sequence ATGAGTTATATGATTGGCGTAGACGTCGGCGGTACGTTTACAGACTTTTCAATATTCAACACAGAGACCGGGAAATTAAAACATTTTAAGCACAGCTCCACGCCGGATGATCCGTCGAGAGCGATTGTAAACGGCATCCTCCATGTGCTCTCAGAGGACTGCATCGGCCCGGAGCAGGTGAGTTACCTGGCACATGGAACCACGGTTGCAACCAACGCCCTGATCGAAAAGAAAGGCGCGCGCCTGGGACTGATTACAACAAAAGGATTCCGCGACCTGATGGAAATCGGCTGGCAGAAACGGCCGTCCCTCTATGATTTATCAAAACAGAAACCCGAGAGCCTGATCCCGGACGGCATGAAATGCGAGGTGGAGGAGAGGATTTTATACGACGGCACGGTTAAAACGGCGCTAAACGAGGACAGCGTCCGTGAAGCGGTGCGCTACCTGAAGGAACAGGGCGCCCAGACGATAGCCGTCTGCACTCTCTTCTCCTTTATCAACCCGGAACATGAGGTGAGAATCAGGGAAATCATAGAAGAAGAGTATCCGGAGGCCTATGTTTCCACCTCCCATGAACTGGTTCCCGAATTCCGGGAGTATTCCAGGATGAGCACGACCGTGCTCAATGCCTATCTGGGACCGGTTATGGAAAAATACGTACATAACTTTGAAAAATCCATTCTGGACTCCGGGATCACCGTGGCCCCTTATGTGACACAGTCCAACGGTTCCGTCATCTCCATTGCGGAGACCATCGACTGCCCGATCAAGACTGCCGTGTCGGGACCCAGCGCCGGTGTCATCGGCGCCGTCTATATCGGAAAGCAGTGCGGAATCGATAAGATAATCACCTTTGATATGGGAGGCACCAGCATCGACGTCAGCCTGATTGAGAACGGAAAGGCATCCCTGTCCAACGAGAGGCTCGTGGAGGGGTATCCGGCCAGAATTCCAATGATAGATATTGTAACGGTAGGCGCGGGCGGCGGTTCCATCGCCCGGATTGACGCAGGAGGAGCCTTAAAGGTGGGACCCGACAGCGCTGGAGCGACGCCGGGACCAGCCTGCTATATGCGCGGCGGCACCGAAGCATGTGTCACGGATGCCAACATCGTACTTGGCAAACTGAACCAGAAAAAGATTCTGGGCGGCCGGATGGACGTGGATCTGGAATTGGCTGAAAAAGCCGTCAAAGAGAATATCTGCGACAAGTCCACACTGGATTTGAAGCAGGCGGCAGCGGGAATTATCTCGGTTGTGAACTCCAACATGACGCGCGCCATCCGTGTTGTGTCCGTGGAGCGTGGATATGACGCCCGGGAATTCACACTGATGGCCTTCGGCGGCGCAGGCCCGCTCCATGCGTGCGAGGTAGCGAGAGATATGGGAATTACCTCCGTGCTGCTTCCGCCGTCTCCGGGAACGCTCTGCTCCCTGGGACTTCTGATGGCCGATACGAAGTTTGACATCAGCCGCTCCAACGTCATGATTGCGGAGGAGGAGAACCTGGGCAAAGTACAGAAGATTTTTGATACGCTGACCGAAGAGGGCAATGAGCTTCTCGACAAAGAGGGTGTTGCGGAGAAAGACAGGAGTTTTACCTACCTGATCGAGTGCCGGTACGAGAGACAGAATTATGAGATTGGCATCGAGGTGGAAGGCCGTTTCACAAAAGAGGTGATGGAGGAGATGATCGAGAATTTCCACCAGGAACACAACCGTTCCTACGGCTATTTCAACAGAAACATGAAGCTTCAGATGGTCAACTACCGCGTCAGCGCCATCGGAGACATCATCAAACCGGATCTGGTGGAAATGCCGGTGGATCCGAACGCGGAGCCGCCGAAGCCGTTTACCACCCGCGACGTCCTGTTCGATCGGGAGAAAGATTATATAACGACCAATATTTACAACAGGGACGACTTCAAACCGGGCTGCACGGTTATGGGACCGGCAATCATTGAACAGATGGACTCCACCTCCGTCATCCCGCCTGACTGGAAGGCGTACACGGACGGATACCAGAATATCATCGTGACTTACGAGGGAGGTGCAAAATAA
- a CDS encoding ABC transporter permease: MLKKCFSNKKFVVGFIILVPLIIVMIFGNFLIPNDPYALDTANMLQNSSVKYPLGTDEYGRCILTRLILGIRPSMMVALGGTAIAFAGGTVLGVAAGYLEGKIGTVIMRGIDIILCFPPILLAMIIAGLWGAGVINLMLVIGILYIPHFSRIAYSSTLQVRKMEYVESDLSIGATPAAIMRKAIFPNIISVLIVQVSTTISNAILLESGLSFLGLGVLPPTPSWGQMIGSARGYLNVNVMYLFWPALCLCLTILAVNLMGDAIRDILDPKLNNSF; this comes from the coding sequence ATGCTTAAGAAATGTTTCAGCAATAAAAAGTTTGTTGTTGGCTTTATTATTCTGGTCCCTCTGATTATTGTCATGATATTTGGCAATTTCCTGATACCCAATGATCCCTACGCGCTGGATACGGCCAACATGCTGCAGAATTCATCGGTTAAATACCCGCTGGGAACCGACGAGTACGGACGGTGTATCCTGACCCGTCTGATACTGGGAATCAGGCCGTCCATGATGGTGGCGCTGGGGGGAACGGCCATCGCCTTTGCCGGAGGAACCGTCCTGGGAGTCGCGGCCGGTTACCTGGAGGGAAAAATCGGAACGGTCATCATGAGGGGAATTGATATCATCCTCTGTTTTCCGCCCATCCTGCTGGCGATGATTATCGCGGGCCTCTGGGGAGCCGGAGTCATCAATCTGATGCTGGTAATCGGGATTCTGTACATACCGCACTTTTCACGTATTGCCTACTCTTCCACGCTCCAGGTCAGAAAAATGGAGTATGTGGAGAGCGATTTATCCATTGGGGCCACACCGGCGGCCATCATGAGAAAGGCAATTTTTCCGAACATTATATCAGTTCTGATTGTCCAGGTGAGCACGACGATTTCCAATGCGATCCTTTTGGAGTCCGGACTCAGCTTCCTGGGACTGGGCGTTCTGCCGCCCACACCGTCCTGGGGCCAGATGATCGGTTCTGCAAGGGGATATCTCAATGTCAATGTCATGTATCTGTTCTGGCCCGCGCTCTGCCTGTGCCTGACTATTCTGGCGGTGAACCTGATGGGCGATGCCATAAGAGATATTCTGGATCCGAAGCTTAACAACAGTTTTTAA
- a CDS encoding ABC transporter substrate-binding protein has protein sequence MKKRDLKKVALTLAAALAASVVLTACGSSQTGGDTQPATKEEGGAAAGTEKAADAGTGNKRDTLNVGISAEPATLDPHLQSGQATRLIKQQIYRGLMTYTADSGIATDVADSYTVSDDGLTYTFKLKDATFHDGSPVTAGDVKFSVERVMDESVAATFGSDFRSIVDHVNAPDEKTVEIVLKQPCAPFLEYLCLPEAAVVSKAFCEANNNDLSTVAMGCGPYAFDGWENGLSISVSAYDGWYGTPVQTPNIDFFFYTDETTRANALRTGEVDIIDYVPSKEVIAFEGADDANVEVSVAPFMCLQINCTEGSPLADPKVRQAISYAIKRDDVINAAFMGRGEPIFGFPTIVGQNGYDGKYDNYFSYDVEKAKALLAEAGYPDGFSCKLLSSSTYAMHEQTAVCVQSSLAEIGIKVELELPDWATRIERSNVGDYDMMVSGTTGNIVDMDWATNYYESGDVRMNSCPGFADDKIDELLAKGRTTLDEKERAEIYDQFRERALELSPFVFINFREQVFATAKNVHGFQNLDGILTYLSGLTLQDTYVEE, from the coding sequence ATGAAAAAAAGAGATTTGAAAAAAGTAGCGCTTACATTGGCGGCCGCCCTGGCGGCATCCGTAGTGTTGACGGCCTGCGGCAGTTCTCAGACGGGCGGGGACACACAGCCTGCAACAAAGGAGGAAGGCGGTGCAGCGGCAGGAACCGAAAAAGCGGCAGACGCCGGAACGGGTAACAAACGCGATACCTTAAACGTGGGAATCAGCGCCGAGCCGGCCACCCTGGATCCCCATCTTCAGTCGGGACAGGCGACAAGGCTGATTAAGCAGCAGATTTACCGCGGACTTATGACTTATACGGCAGATTCCGGCATTGCCACAGACGTGGCCGATTCCTATACCGTATCGGACGACGGGCTGACCTATACCTTTAAATTAAAGGATGCCACCTTCCACGACGGTTCACCGGTTACGGCCGGGGACGTGAAGTTTTCCGTGGAGCGTGTCATGGACGAATCCGTGGCGGCTACATTCGGAAGCGATTTCCGATCGATAGTGGACCATGTAAATGCACCGGACGAAAAGACGGTGGAAATTGTCCTGAAACAGCCCTGCGCACCGTTCCTGGAGTACCTCTGCCTTCCCGAAGCGGCAGTGGTTTCAAAGGCATTCTGCGAGGCGAACAACAACGATTTAAGCACAGTTGCCATGGGATGTGGGCCTTATGCATTTGACGGATGGGAGAACGGACTCTCCATCAGCGTCAGTGCGTATGACGGCTGGTATGGAACTCCGGTACAGACTCCAAACATTGATTTCTTCTTCTACACAGACGAGACAACGAGGGCCAATGCGCTCCGTACGGGCGAAGTGGACATCATCGACTATGTTCCCTCCAAAGAGGTTATCGCATTTGAGGGTGCCGATGACGCCAATGTGGAAGTGTCGGTGGCGCCGTTTATGTGCCTGCAGATTAACTGCACCGAGGGCAGCCCGCTGGCCGATCCGAAGGTGAGACAGGCCATCTCCTACGCAATAAAGAGAGACGATGTAATCAACGCGGCGTTTATGGGGCGCGGCGAGCCAATCTTCGGTTTCCCGACCATCGTGGGCCAGAACGGCTATGACGGCAAATACGACAACTATTTCTCCTATGACGTTGAAAAGGCAAAGGCACTGCTGGCGGAAGCGGGTTATCCGGACGGTTTCTCCTGCAAGCTCTTATCCTCCTCCACCTACGCAATGCACGAGCAGACCGCAGTATGCGTACAGTCCAGCCTTGCCGAAATCGGTATCAAGGTAGAACTGGAGCTTCCGGACTGGGCAACGCGAATCGAGCGTTCCAACGTGGGCGACTACGACATGATGGTATCGGGGACAACGGGAAACATCGTGGATATGGACTGGGCGACCAACTACTATGAGAGCGGAGACGTGCGGATGAACAGCTGTCCGGGATTTGCCGACGACAAGATCGATGAGCTTCTTGCAAAGGGCAGAACAACTCTGGATGAAAAAGAAAGAGCGGAAATCTACGATCAGTTCAGGGAGAGGGCGCTGGAGCTTTCACCATTCGTATTCATCAACTTCAGGGAACAGGTATTCGCAACAGCCAAGAACGTTCACGGATTCCAGAACCTGGACGGCATCCTTACCTACCTTTCCGGACTTACATTACAGGACACTTACGTAGAGGAATAA
- a CDS encoding fructoselysine 6-kinase, whose protein sequence is MRVIGIGDNVCDKYEHLKTMFPGGQALNFSVYAKMLGADASYMGVFGTDEAADHVINTLDELGIEHGRCRRYEGENGCARVTLVDGDRVFLGSNKGGVTKEHPLELTEEDLIYIKTFALVHTSNNSYMDGQLEKIHGAGVPISYDFSGQWVNGSLVSKVAPYASYVFLSCGSVTEEEGRRICLDMHEKGCRFIVATMGSRGALVYDGKEFYSQPPHLVEAVDTLGAGDSFATAFLLSMIKEDGSGQKADGDKPDRDGEPYKKKLKTAMENGAAFAAGTCLVRGAFGHGKVFSR, encoded by the coding sequence GTGAGAGTAATAGGGATTGGCGACAATGTATGCGATAAATATGAACATTTAAAGACCATGTTTCCGGGGGGCCAGGCGCTGAATTTTTCCGTCTACGCCAAAATGCTGGGCGCGGATGCCTCTTACATGGGGGTGTTTGGAACGGATGAGGCCGCAGACCACGTGATAAACACGCTGGATGAACTGGGAATCGAACATGGCAGGTGCAGGCGGTATGAGGGTGAAAACGGCTGCGCCAGGGTGACCCTGGTGGACGGGGACCGTGTTTTTCTCGGAAGTAATAAAGGGGGAGTTACGAAGGAACATCCTCTGGAACTTACGGAGGAGGATCTTATATATATAAAGACATTTGCTCTGGTGCATACCAGCAACAACAGCTATATGGACGGCCAGCTTGAGAAAATCCATGGGGCCGGAGTTCCCATTTCCTATGATTTCTCCGGACAGTGGGTAAACGGGAGCCTGGTGTCGAAGGTGGCGCCCTATGCCTCTTATGTATTTTTATCCTGCGGTTCCGTGACAGAGGAAGAGGGAAGGCGCATCTGCCTTGATATGCATGAAAAAGGGTGCCGGTTTATCGTGGCGACAATGGGAAGCCGGGGAGCGCTCGTTTACGATGGCAAAGAATTTTACAGCCAGCCGCCCCATCTGGTGGAGGCGGTGGATACGCTGGGCGCAGGGGACTCCTTTGCAACGGCATTTCTGCTTTCCATGATAAAGGAGGACGGAAGCGGGCAAAAAGCGGACGGCGATAAGCCGGACAGAGACGGGGAACCGTATAAGAAAAAGTTAAAAACGGCAATGGAAAATGGAGCGGCATTCGCAGCCGGAACCTGTCTGGTGCGGGGAGCATTTGGCCACGGAAAGGTTTTCAGCCGCTAA